TGCAGCCGCTCGATCGACACTTCGTTGCCGCGTTGGTTGTCGCCGGGCAGCAGACCGGCGTTGACGCGGGCCTGGGTCAGCTTCTGGCGGCTCTGGGCGATGGCCAGGCGCTGGGACAGCAGCCTGGACTGGGCCAGGCTGCGCTGCAGCTGGGTGTATTGGGCGACCACGGCCTGGGTCAGCAGCAGGCGGGTTTGCTGGCCTTCGTAGGCGACGGCCTGCTGCTGGCCGAGGGCGGCGCTGACGGCGGCGTGGTTCTTGCCCCAGAAATCGAATTCCCAACTGCCGACCAGCGCCGCGGTGTAGGCGTTGATGTAATCCTTGTCGTTGTGCGGGAGCGCCTTCAGCGGATCGGCGTGGATTTGCACGGCGTTGGCCATGGCGTCCAGCTGCGGGCCGTCCTTGCTTTCCACGATGCCGACCGCGGCGCGCGCCTGGCGCAGCCGCGCGGCGGCCAGCTTCAGCGACGGCGCGTCTTTCAGCGTGGCTTCGACCAGGCGGTCAAGCTCGGGATCGTTCAATTGGCGCCACCAGTCGGCGCGGACATTCTGTTGGCCGGCGACGGCCAGCTTGAGCTGGTCGGCTCCTACCATTTGGTCGGGGGCGGCGTCTGGGCCGAAGCTGGCGCAGCCGCTCAGCACGGCGCTGATCAGCAACACCCCGGCGGTTTGTGGCCAGGATTTCTTGTTCACCTTGTCGGTCTCCATCAATGATGCATGTCGGTCCGGACGTGATTAATCTGGTGATAATCACCCGGGTTATTATTCGAGTGAAAAAGCGCGGGCTCAGCCGCCGAGCTTGCTCAGGAGCTTGCGCATCAGCCGTTCCAGTTCGGCTTTCTCGTCGGCTTCGAAGTCGGCCCACAGCGAGCGGTGGATTTCGCGGGAGTAGGGCAGCAGGCCTTCCACCAGCTCCACGCCGGCAGGCGTCAACTCCAGCACGATCTTCCGCCGGTCCTCGGCGCTGGCCGAGCGCGCGGCCCAGCCGTTTTTCACCAACTCGTCCGCGATGCGGGTGGCATTGGTGCGCGAGGAGTCCAGCGTTTCGCTGATATCCGATGGATTCAGCATCTGGTTCGGACAGGCGTACAAGGCCAGCAGCGCCATCCACACCGTCTCGTTCAGGCCATGCTGCTTCAGGCACTCGCACAGATGGGAGGTCAGCCGCGGCACGATGTGGAAGATCAGGCGGGTCAGGATCACTTCCTGGCGGGGCACGCCGGGAAAGCGCGATTCGACGCGGTTGATCGCTTGCTCCAACTGGGAAAAGGACTTGTTTGGACTCATGCGGCCATTTTAGTAACGTGCGGTATTATTTTGCAAGTAATAATAACCTTGCTAATGAAATGCTGGCGAAAAGTGTGGCGAAATGACAATGGGTTAGATTGGCGGCCGGTAGACGGCGGCAGCCGAAGGGCCGGCGAGACGGGGGAAGGAGGGAGAGTGGCGGCGGGGGAGGCGCCGCCACGGGCAGGCTTATTTGCCCAGCAGATTCAGCACCCGCTCCGGCGGGCGGCCGATCACGGCGCGGCCATCCGCGATGGCGATGGGGCGTTCGATCAGGTTGGGATTGTCCACCATCGCGGCGATCAGATGCTTGCGTTCCAACGTGATGTCGTCCAGGTAGAGGTCGGCGTACTCCTCTTCCTTCTGGCGCATCAGCTCGCGCGGCTCCAGGCCCAGCAGGCCCAGCAGCTGGTCCAGTTCCTCATAGCTGGGAGGGTGCTTCAGATACTCGACGATTTCGATTTCGGCGCCGGCCTCTTCCAGCAGGCTGAGGGCGGCTCGGGATTTCGAGCACTTGGGATTGTGATAGAGACGGATCATGAGTCTTCTCCCTTGTCGTTGATCCGGGCCGCTGCGGCATTGCCGGCAGCATAACCCGCTGCTTGTGGGTTGGGAAGGGGGCGCATCGTGGCATGAAAGCGCCATCCTGGCTAGCTTGCCAGCTTGGTTTGGCAATCGCAGCGTCAACAGTTAACATTCGGACATTATCCGAGATTCTTCCGTCATGTCCCGCACCTCTCGCAATCATTTTGGCCTGGCCGCGCTGCTGGCGGCGTTGTCCACGCTGGGTCCGTTCTCGATCGACACCTTCCTGCCCGCGATGCGGGCCATCGGCGACACGCTGTCTGCGTCGCCGCTGGAAATGCAGCAGGCGCTGACGGTCTACCTGTTCTGCTACGCGTTGATGATGCTGTGGCACGGTTCGATTTCCGACGCGGTGGGCCGCCGGCCGGTGGTGCTGGCGACCACGCTGTTGTTCGGCCTGGCTTCGGTCGGCTGCGCGCTGTCCAATACCTTGGGCCAGCTATTGTTGTTCCGCGCGCTGCAGGGGCTGTGCGGCGGGGCCGGCCTGGTGGTGGGGCGGGCCATCATCCGCGACAGATTGGAAGGCGCCGCGGCGCAGCGGCTGATGTCGCAGGTGACCATGCTGTTCTCGCTGTCCCCGGCGGTCGCGCCGGTAGTCGGCGGCTGGCTGTTCGGCGCCTTCGGCTGGCATTCCATCTTCGCGTTCATGGCGCTGATCGGCTTCGCGCTGTTCGCGCTGTGCTGGTTCGGCCTGCCGGAAACCCATCCGAAGGCGGCGCGGCAGCCTTTGCATCCGCGCCCGCTGCTGGCCAGCTACTGGCGGGTGGGGCGCACCGTCAATTTCCAGTTGCTGACCGCGGCGGTGTCGTTCAATTTCGCCGGCTTTTTCCTGTATGTGCCGTCGGCGCCGGTATTCCTGATGCAGCATCTGCGCCTGGGTCCGACCGAATTCCTGTGGCTGTTCGGCCCGGCGGTGTCGGGCATCATGTTCGGCGCTTACCTGTCGGGGCGCATGGCCGGACATTTCTCGTCGCGGGAGGTGGTGTCGCGCGCTTATTGGCTGATGTTCGCCGCGGCGCTGGCTAATCTGGTGTACAACCTGTTGGCTCCCGAGCAGGCGCTGCCGTGGGCGGTGTTGCCGCTGGCGCTGTACACCACGGGCATGTCGCTGGCCGCGCCGTCGATCACGCTGAACCTGATGGACCAGTTTCCGGAGCTGCGCGGCACCGCGTCTTCGCTGCAGGGTTTTTGTCAGACCATGGTGTCCAGCCTGGTTGCCGGCGTGATCGCGCCGCTGGCCTGGGCCAGCCCCTTGAGGCTGGCCCTGGTGATGAATCTGCTGCTGCTGCTGGGATTTATCTGCCGGATGGGATATCGGTTTAGACAGCTTGGGAAGGACGAAAACAAACCGGCCGTTTGAGGACGACCGGTTTGTTTATCATTGGCTGCTCTTGAGAGCGAGCAACAGTTGGCGCCGCCGCTGCTGGGAGTGCTCACTCTGAAACAAATCGCGCAGCAAGGCGCTGAGTATGCCTATCATCAATCCCCCGAGCAAGCCAAGCATCACGATAAGGGATCGCTTTGGTTTGCTCTTGAGTTCAGGGGGGACCGCCGTATCCAGTACTTGAATCAGCGAGGAATCCTTGGCTTCGTCTATCTTCGCCAATTCGTACTGTTTGGACAGCAGTTCGAAAATGGTTTCCTGATATTTCAGTTCACGCAGCTTGCGCATGTATTCCAAGCCGCTCTGCGCAAACTTCCCGGTTGGAACCAATAGGTCGCCGTTGCCGCGTTGGCCGGTTTCCAGCTTGGCCAATTGCTCGTGCAGGCCGCTCAACTCCTGCTGTGCTTTGATGTAGGCAGGATTCTGAGCTGTCGCGAAGCTTTTCATCGCCTCCAGTTGGACTTCTTTGGCCGCGATGGTGGCGCGCAGCTGGGTGACGGAGGACACAATGGCCGGCAATTGACCCTCAGGCAGGATCAGGCCCGTCGCTTCCTGTGTCTTGCGCAAGTCTGTCTCTGCCGCCGCCAATTGCGCCTTGGTGTCTTTCAGCTGCTGTTCGAAGAACAGACGGCGCTTGGCGGCGTCAGTGACGGCTAGCGAGCGATTGAGCGCCTTCAGTTCATCAACGTAGGCATTCGCCAGTGTGGCGGCAAATTGAGGATCGGTATCGTCCACGGCAACGGCTATTAGGCCATCCTTTCCGCTGACGAAACTGGATTTCTGTTGCAGTGTTTTGCGAGCCCCTTCGACGGTTTCTTGCTCATAGCGTGATTGCAGCTTGAAACGGGCAATCAGCTTGTCGGCGACGGTGCGGCTCTGCAACATGCCGATGTATAGGTCGTTCGGATTTTTCAGACCCGAGATGCCGCCTGCCGCTCCGGCCAATCCACCCAATTGCCCAAGCAGGGCGCTCATGCCGCTGCTTTGCTGTTGCGGAGGCATGATGCTGGTTTGTGCGGTGAAAATCGGCTTGGCCAGCAAGGCATAGCAGAGGGTCACTGTCCCGCACAAGATAGTGCAAGCTATGATCCAGTTTCGCTGTCGAGCCAGCTTAACCAGAAGTGCCGTCAAATCGATCTCATCGTTTTGAGTTGGCTGGCTTGACTGTATCTGTATTTCTTTCATCTGATCCACGCTCATTTCAGTACTTTCAGACCCGCAGCGCCCAGACCGAATTGATAGAGAATGGTGGTCCATTCCTTGAGTGCTTGAGTCCAGCTACCAGTGTTCAATTCTTCTGGTACCACGATGGTGTCACCTGGGTTGATACGCATCCCACTTACACTGGAAAACCAGCCACTGTTATTGTTGCTGCCAACGGTGCCATCCGCACGCAGCACATAAACAGATGACTTATCCGCAGTCGGCGAGGTTCCGCCGGCAAGAGACAGGTAATCATTGACATTGCGTTGCGGGCGGTAAATGAAGGCATTGGCTTGATAAACTGCGCCTAAGACATTTACAGTACCGGGGCGTTGCGGAATATCAATCCTGTCGCCGTCTTTAAGCTCTAAATCAGGCAGGTCCTTGATTTCGGCTGAGCTGTCTTTCAACTCCAGCACTACGCGACCTTCAGCTTTGATGGATCGCATTTTGGCCGCTAGCTTACGCTGTGCTTCTAATTCTGAGTTCACTGCTGCAATGGTGTCTTTATCAGTCAGTTTGGCAAGACGAGCCGTGGCATTTTGTTCAAGATCCTTTTCGAAGCGTGAGGCGATCTCATCCAGCTTCTTTTGCTGCTGCTCGCGTATGCTTTCGCGAGCCAGCATGGTACCGAATACATAACCGTATTCGCTTACGCCGCCAAGTCGTATCAGCAACTGGCGCAGGGTCTCGTTTTTACGGAGTTGGAATGTGCCGGTGGCATTGGATTCGCCGCTGACAGTAACGAACTGCTCATCTTTCAACACGCTGACTGCTTGGGCATTCGGTACATTGAGTCGGAAGATATCGCCAGCCTTGAGGCGGATTTTGTTCAGCGGTTGCAAGTCATCCTGCACTTTTGCTTGCTTCAGGAAGCGGTTGCCGACATTTTTTTCAATCAACAGCTCCTTGCCTTCAGCGGCAGATTCGAGACCGCCGGCCCAATGCAAGAGATCGGCGCTGGTTTCGCCGGATTTGAATTCGTAGATAGCCGGATTCTTGACATCGCCGAACACGGCTACACGGGGGCCGGCTGTCGGGATCTGTATCACGTCACCGTCGCGAAGCGTTTGGTCTTCTGACTTATCGCCGTCTACTAGAATTGCGTACAGATCGACTGTTGCTACTTCCTTGCCGCCCCGCATCAGCTTGACTTTGCGCAAGCTGCCGCTATCGCTAGGCCCACCGGATTCCAGTAGGGCATTAAGCAGCGTGCTCATTGCATTTAAGGTGTAACTGCCGGGTTGGCGCGCATGGCCGACAACGTAAATTTGCACTGATCGGCTTTGCAGCAGGCTGACAGTCAGATCAAAGTTATTGAATACACGGCTGACGCTTTTTTTCAGTACGCCCTGCAGGTCGCGGTAGTGCACGCCGGCGACTGAAATATTGCCTACGCGCGGTAGATAGATTGCGCCATTACGATCGACGGTCAGGGTCAGGTCTATGTCAACCATCCCCCAGCCCTTGATCTGCAATTGGTCGCCACTGCCGATTATATAATCCGGGTTGATTTGTACGCTTTGTGGTGCATCGAATTTTGTCGCCGGATTCTGAAACAGACGGCTACCAAATATTGGTAGTGTCTGGCCTGTCGAGTTTTTGATAAATATGGTGAAGGGCGGGAGCTTGGGATTTCCTTCCTTGTCCAGCAAATAGCCATGCTCATCCAGAAGCGGAGTATTCTGAACTTTAGGCGATCCAGGGATAGGATTTTTTCCAGTGTTTATAGGTGTATTATTGATAGATGGGAGACCATTGACACTCTCTATGTCATAGTTGGGCGTGGCTGCATTTGGGTAGCTGTCTGCGGCATGAAGGCAGGCGCTGCCCAGTAGCAGGCACATAGCTAACAATGATTTTCCAGGCAATTTTAAAAAACGCATGCTTGATTACCTAATTTATAATACTTATTGGATGGGAATGTTGAGCTGCACCCCAACCTGCTTGGGGGTAACAACTATATTGCTTTGATAGCGGCTATTGTCGCGTTGCGACTGCCAGAGCCAATTGCCGGCGACATAGCCTAGGATCCCGCCGGCGGTGATGTCGGACAGCCAATGATCCTGGCTGGCCAGTCGGCCTGCGGCGCCGAGTGCGGCTATGCCGTATAACCAGGGTTGGTCGTATTCCTTCGCGAATGGTGTAACAGTGGCGAACAGTATCGCCGTGTGATTGGACGTGAAGCTGCTTTGCCAACGCGATGTTCCTGCAGGCTGGCTACGCCATGGTGCGTTGTCATCTCCTGGGCGCGCGCGGTTGGAGGTAAACTTCAACATTTCGCTACCCGCTACTGCAACACCTGCTGACTCCAGCGCAATCAGGCCCGTGTTGCTCAATCGATCATCTCCCAGAGCGAACGCTGCGCCAGAAAGGGCAGCGGTCGCAATAGGCAAATTCTTTCCAACTTGGCCCCAACTCTTTACTAAGCTATTCTGTTGGTGGTCCTTGAATGCGCGGTCTACCCGTTTGTCCAGGGCTGCGGCAGTGGCGACAGCAATTGTCGCGAGCCCTAGCCCTGCAGTCTTATTATCCATTTCTAGCCATTGACTGCTGGAGTCCTCCAGCCGCATTCGAATCACTGGCCAAGGTGTATAGTCGGGTTGCGGCGAGGTGACTTGTGGCAGATTCTGTTCATCGGCGCGTTCCGCGAAATTGCCCAGACCATCGTAGGCATGGATATCGCGTTTGGGGTTGCTGAGAATGTCATAGAGATCGCCTGGAGTCATGACCATTTGGCCGACATCTCGTGTCCAGGGCGACAGTGAGAAGCCGCCGACGGTACGGCTGTCGAAAGTCAGCAGACTATTGAGAGGGATGGTGATGAATATCCCTTTGTCATTGTATGGTTTCTCCGGTGTGCCCGGAGAGGTGATGTCATGGCCATTGGTCTTGGTATACCAGAAGCCGGCTTCGACACCTGAACGGAAGCGGCGAGATAGCTCGAAGCGTACGCCATCATCTTTGGCAAGGAAGCGTCCGGCGCGGACGGTGGTGGTGACACCCATTGGCAACTGGTAGTGCAGCGACGTAATTGCCGTGACGGTTTGGTAATCTCGCTTGCCGAACCAGCCGTTGACATCACGTTGCTGCAAGGCGTCCACCGCCAAATCTACCGCCCAGCTTTGGTTGAAACTAGGATAATACAGAACCTGACCGCCAGCACCGCGGAACATTTCTTCATAGATGCCCGCGGAAGCGCGGGCGTAGACATTGGGCGACAGCGTCATGTACTGGTTCAACAATAGGCGGTTCAGCTTGGGTGTCTTGACTCGCTTATAGTCCGCTATGTCGGACCGAACATGAGGCAAATCACTGTTTGATGGTTGTTTGACTGCCGTGATGGTGTTATATACATCTGCGCTTAACGCGCTATCTAGGTATAAGCCTTTGCTGAAACGTCGTTTGTAGGTTGCCTCAGCCATGATGTCATAGTGGAAGGCACCGCTAGGATCGTTGAAATAGACGCCCAGCTTGGGGGCCAGATGGAAGCGGTTATCTTCGGTATCGTCGCTGGTAACTTGAACCCAATCTCCGTCGCGATTGGTCAGTAGGTTGACATTGATACCATCGCGGAGTGATTGCGCCAGGGTTTGGCTGTTCAGCGGCTCAAGCTCTTGGTCGCGGCCAGATTTGATGTTGACGGTTTGCAGGAAACGCTCACGATTGATCTTGCCCAGCAGATATTGATTGAGCGTGGTCATATCATAAAAGTTATAGGTAGCGACCGGCTGCTCCAGTTCGGTATACACGACTTTGATTTCACGGGTTTCCAGCGGAGCGTAATACAGTGCGGTCCGCACTGCGCGGCCGACTGCACGGCCGACGTTCGATATCCGGCTATTGCCGAGCTCCATCACCAAAGTATCGCGTTGCATGGCGATGCGGATATTCTTGAAATCTTGATTGCCCAGTGCGGAGGCCAGCTGGCGAGCCCGGCTGCTATCGCCTTTCCATTGATCGAGCGTCGGCCGTGTCGGGAGGTCGGGGCCCCCTGTGAAATAAGCAGGCTCCTGAATTTTGGGCACAAACTCGGTTACGTTCAGTGGAATGTCGATATGCGCATTCACGCTATTGTGGGTTTTCTGGCGAGCGACTTGAAGCCCTAACCAGCCCCATTGGTATTCCAGGCCAATGGCAGGACCCTTTTTTCGATATTCTGTCGCAAATGTCTGTGCTACAAATGGATGCGGATCTTGGCTGTAATTATTGGCATCGTACTCTGCAACCAGAGACCAGTTAGGTAGAAAGCTAGGGGTGTAGCGCAGGCCGCCGAACATGCCTTGAATGCGGCCCGAGCCGTAGCCAAGCGTCGTCTCCAGACCTGGGAGAACTTGCTTAGTGGCGATCAGGTTCGTGCCTTTCCATAGGCGAGTGCCTTGGATGTCAGTGAAACCAAGTGAAATTTCCGGCAGCCAGCGGGTCTCCTCTACAAGCCGGAATTTAGTATCGATGGCCTTGTCTTTGTAGCGACCGTAGCCACCGCCATATTGTTGATCGGTAAAGCCTGGTGCACCGGCGATGGAGATGTAGCGCCCCGACACCTCAAGCCAGGGCAGTATGGTGGTCGAGGTCCAGAGAGTGCCGTATGGCTTGTCATAACTGTAGCCGAAGCTCATCGTGCCGTCATCGCCCACACGCGCAGACGGCATATTGATATAGCCAATCTGGCCATTTAATGATGGCTGAGCCAATGCTCCACAGGCAAATAGCAGTGGAACCCCTTTTTGCAACACCCCTGTGACCAGATCATTCCTGGATTTTTTATGCATTCGCACGGCCCGGATTATTTTGAACTTTGATGCACTGCCTGTATTTCAGAGCTTATAGTTTGGCGATGACGGTGAAAAACTATTCTACCCTTGTCTGGGTCATGTCAACAGTATTTTAGGATTGAATCCGAGGTGGTCGAGACTATTTGGGGGCCTGTTGCGGATAAGCATGGCATGATCATATTTTTCTGGCCGCGGATAATGCTTTTTATATGTGGCCGCCTCGTGATCTTGTGTAATAAAGCCAAACAGGCGGAGCCTCGTCCGCCTGCTTTGCTTACTATTAGAGTGATTCTCACATTGTAATGTGATTGGCACTCTTAGTGGTGGGTTGCCGCAGAGTGGCTCGAGGAGGAGTTGCTGTTGCTGGAGACGGCAACAGCTGCTGCGACGGCGGCGCCGATGGCGGCGATGGTGCCTACGCTCAGGCCTGCGATGCCTGCGGTGGTGCCGGCAGCGCCGGCTGCAGCGGCGCTGGTGGTGCCCGCCGCCGATGAGCCTGCAGCAGAAGTGGCTGCTGCTTCCTCAGCCGCAAAGGCCGACGAAGCCAGCATGGAGGAGAGGGCGATGACGGCGATTTTTTTCAGCAGCATGGTGAATCCTTTGCTAGATTATGTTGAACCAAGGGAATTCGTTATAAAGTACTTCCATCCTGCATGATATCCCAACTCACGCATTTTTCAAGATCAGCCAGATGACGTTATCGTGAATTCCTGGCTCGACTCGCGCAATACGGCCTTCGGACAGTGTTAGTCCAGCCAGAAGTCCTGCCGGAGGCGGTGGCCCAGCAGCAGGTTCTGGAACACGGCCGGATCCTTGGTGTAGGTGAGTTCGCCGCTCGCGGGCTGATAGAGATCTTGCAGCCGGGATACCCAGAAGCGCAGCGCGGCGGCCCTGAGCATGACAGGCCAGCAGTCGCGTTCGGCGGCTTCCAGCGGCCTTTCCGATTGATAGCCTTCGAGAAAGGCTTTGGCCAGTCCGCCATCGAGTTCGCCGTCGTCAAGCCGCGCCCAGTCGTTGACCGCGATGGCCACGTCGTACAACAGGATGTCGTTGCAGGCGTAGTAGAAGTCGATGAAGCCGCTGATGTGGTTTCCATTCAACAAAACATTGTCCCGGAACAGGTCGGCATGGATCACGCCGCTGGGCAGGTGATCGAAGCGGTGACTGTCCTGGAACTGTATTTCCTCCCGCAGCAGTTCGGCCTGATCGGCGGGCAGCTGCGGATACAGCTGCTGCGCGGTCCGGCTCCACCAGCGCGGGCCGCGCGGGTTCTTCATCTGCAGCGGGAAGGTGGCGCCGGCCTTGTGCATCTGGGCCAGCGTTTCGCCGACTGCGCGGCATTGCTCCGCGCTGGGGTGGCTGACGTCTTGTCCCCCGAGGCAGCTGACCAGGCAGGCCGGCTTGCCGGCCAGCGTCGACGCGAAGCGGTCGGTGTGGTCGGCGACTGGCGCAGGGCAGGCGACGCCGTGTTTGGCCAGGTGGCTCATCAGCGTCAGGTAGTAGGGCAACTCGTCCAGATGCAGCGTTTCGAACAGCGTCAGCACGTAGCGGCCATGCGTGGTGGTGACGAAGTAGTTGGTATTGGTGATGCCCGCCGCAATGCCTTTCAGCTCAAGCAATTGCCCCAGCGCGTAGCCCTGCAGCCAGTGTTGCAACGATTCCCGGCTGACCGTGGTGTAAACCGACATGCCGCCTCCGTCAGAATCGAACCAGGACCCAGCGGGGGATCACGATGCGGGTCGCAGGGTCGATCTGCCTCATGTTGCCGGAGCCGTTGTCGTCTATCAGGTAATAAGGCACGCCATGGGAC
This genomic window from Chromobacterium violaceum ATCC 12472 contains:
- a CDS encoding MarR family transcriptional regulator — encoded protein: MSPNKSFSQLEQAINRVESRFPGVPRQEVILTRLIFHIVPRLTSHLCECLKQHGLNETVWMALLALYACPNQMLNPSDISETLDSSRTNATRIADELVKNGWAARSASAEDRRKIVLELTPAGVELVEGLLPYSREIHRSLWADFEADEKAELERLMRKLLSKLGG
- the arsC gene encoding arsenate reductase (glutaredoxin) (This arsenate reductase requires both glutathione and glutaredoxin to convert arsenate to arsenite, after which the efflux transporter formed by ArsA and ArsB can extrude the arsenite from the cell, providing resistance.), which codes for MIRLYHNPKCSKSRAALSLLEEAGAEIEIVEYLKHPPSYEELDQLLGLLGLEPRELMRQKEEEYADLYLDDITLERKHLIAAMVDNPNLIERPIAIADGRAVIGRPPERVLNLLGK
- a CDS encoding multidrug effflux MFS transporter, yielding MSRTSRNHFGLAALLAALSTLGPFSIDTFLPAMRAIGDTLSASPLEMQQALTVYLFCYALMMLWHGSISDAVGRRPVVLATTLLFGLASVGCALSNTLGQLLLFRALQGLCGGAGLVVGRAIIRDRLEGAAAQRLMSQVTMLFSLSPAVAPVVGGWLFGAFGWHSIFAFMALIGFALFALCWFGLPETHPKAARQPLHPRPLLASYWRVGRTVNFQLLTAAVSFNFAGFFLYVPSAPVFLMQHLRLGPTEFLWLFGPAVSGIMFGAYLSGRMAGHFSSREVVSRAYWLMFAAALANLVYNLLAPEQALPWAVLPLALYTTGMSLAAPSITLNLMDQFPELRGTASSLQGFCQTMVSSLVAGVIAPLAWASPLRLALVMNLLLLLGFICRMGYRFRQLGKDENKPAV
- a CDS encoding GumC family protein, whose protein sequence is MSVDQMKEIQIQSSQPTQNDEIDLTALLVKLARQRNWIIACTILCGTVTLCYALLAKPIFTAQTSIMPPQQQSSGMSALLGQLGGLAGAAGGISGLKNPNDLYIGMLQSRTVADKLIARFKLQSRYEQETVEGARKTLQQKSSFVSGKDGLIAVAVDDTDPQFAATLANAYVDELKALNRSLAVTDAAKRRLFFEQQLKDTKAQLAAAETDLRKTQEATGLILPEGQLPAIVSSVTQLRATIAAKEVQLEAMKSFATAQNPAYIKAQQELSGLHEQLAKLETGQRGNGDLLVPTGKFAQSGLEYMRKLRELKYQETIFELLSKQYELAKIDEAKDSSLIQVLDTAVPPELKSKPKRSLIVMLGLLGGLMIGILSALLRDLFQSEHSQQRRRQLLLALKSSQ
- a CDS encoding SLBB domain-containing protein; amino-acid sequence: MRFLKLPGKSLLAMCLLLGSACLHAADSYPNAATPNYDIESVNGLPSINNTPINTGKNPIPGSPKVQNTPLLDEHGYLLDKEGNPKLPPFTIFIKNSTGQTLPIFGSRLFQNPATKFDAPQSVQINPDYIIGSGDQLQIKGWGMVDIDLTLTVDRNGAIYLPRVGNISVAGVHYRDLQGVLKKSVSRVFNNFDLTVSLLQSRSVQIYVVGHARQPGSYTLNAMSTLLNALLESGGPSDSGSLRKVKLMRGGKEVATVDLYAILVDGDKSEDQTLRDGDVIQIPTAGPRVAVFGDVKNPAIYEFKSGETSADLLHWAGGLESAAEGKELLIEKNVGNRFLKQAKVQDDLQPLNKIRLKAGDIFRLNVPNAQAVSVLKDEQFVTVSGESNATGTFQLRKNETLRQLLIRLGGVSEYGYVFGTMLARESIREQQQKKLDEIASRFEKDLEQNATARLAKLTDKDTIAAVNSELEAQRKLAAKMRSIKAEGRVVLELKDSSAEIKDLPDLELKDGDRIDIPQRPGTVNVLGAVYQANAFIYRPQRNVNDYLSLAGGTSPTADKSSVYVLRADGTVGSNNNSGWFSSVSGMRINPGDTIVVPEELNTGSWTQALKEWTTILYQFGLGAAGLKVLK
- a CDS encoding YjbH domain-containing protein, whose protein sequence is MHKKSRNDLVTGVLQKGVPLLFACGALAQPSLNGQIGYINMPSARVGDDGTMSFGYSYDKPYGTLWTSTTILPWLEVSGRYISIAGAPGFTDQQYGGGYGRYKDKAIDTKFRLVEETRWLPEISLGFTDIQGTRLWKGTNLIATKQVLPGLETTLGYGSGRIQGMFGGLRYTPSFLPNWSLVAEYDANNYSQDPHPFVAQTFATEYRKKGPAIGLEYQWGWLGLQVARQKTHNSVNAHIDIPLNVTEFVPKIQEPAYFTGGPDLPTRPTLDQWKGDSSRARQLASALGNQDFKNIRIAMQRDTLVMELGNSRISNVGRAVGRAVRTALYYAPLETREIKVVYTELEQPVATYNFYDMTTLNQYLLGKINRERFLQTVNIKSGRDQELEPLNSQTLAQSLRDGINVNLLTNRDGDWVQVTSDDTEDNRFHLAPKLGVYFNDPSGAFHYDIMAEATYKRRFSKGLYLDSALSADVYNTITAVKQPSNSDLPHVRSDIADYKRVKTPKLNRLLLNQYMTLSPNVYARASAGIYEEMFRGAGGQVLYYPSFNQSWAVDLAVDALQQRDVNGWFGKRDYQTVTAITSLHYQLPMGVTTTVRAGRFLAKDDGVRFELSRRFRSGVEAGFWYTKTNGHDITSPGTPEKPYNDKGIFITIPLNSLLTFDSRTVGGFSLSPWTRDVGQMVMTPGDLYDILSNPKRDIHAYDGLGNFAERADEQNLPQVTSPQPDYTPWPVIRMRLEDSSSQWLEMDNKTAGLGLATIAVATAAALDKRVDRAFKDHQQNSLVKSWGQVGKNLPIATAALSGAAFALGDDRLSNTGLIALESAGVAVAGSEMLKFTSNRARPGDDNAPWRSQPAGTSRWQSSFTSNHTAILFATVTPFAKEYDQPWLYGIAALGAAGRLASQDHWLSDITAGGILGYVAGNWLWQSQRDNSRYQSNIVVTPKQVGVQLNIPIQ
- a CDS encoding homoserine kinase, producing the protein MSVYTTVSRESLQHWLQGYALGQLLELKGIAAGITNTNYFVTTTHGRYVLTLFETLHLDELPYYLTLMSHLAKHGVACPAPVADHTDRFASTLAGKPACLVSCLGGQDVSHPSAEQCRAVGETLAQMHKAGATFPLQMKNPRGPRWWSRTAQQLYPQLPADQAELLREEIQFQDSHRFDHLPSGVIHADLFRDNVLLNGNHISGFIDFYYACNDILLYDVAIAVNDWARLDDGELDGGLAKAFLEGYQSERPLEAAERDCWPVMLRAAALRFWVSRLQDLYQPASGELTYTKDPAVFQNLLLGHRLRQDFWLD